CCTTGGCAGTTTTCTCACTGAGCTGGTCTCTCTTCTTCCCGGAGGAGATCATAACGTGGTACGTAATATTTTTACCACGAGTATTCCCATTCGTTTTGGGAGTTTTGAAGACGGGGCATTTCAAGCTCGTTTAATTGATTTCGGAGCACTTCGATTTCAATTTGCCTTTGAATTAAAGATTAATCTTTTATCCATTGTTGGGTTAATCTCTTCTGTTTCAATTTTTAGTAAATACAAATAAGGACTGGAGGAGAGTCTATGGCCTTTTTTCATACCTCCGTTGAATCTGTCGTAACGCAGGTTGCTGCGGGTACAATTTCTGCTATGTCCTTAGTGGAAAAGTCTCTTAGTCGCATTGCAGAACAAAATCCGACAATTAACGCCATAACCACGGTTTGTGCAGAGCAGGCTCGGAGACGGGCTGAATATGTGGACTCTCTTTCTGAAAAAGAGAAGCAAGCATTGCCTTTGTGCGGTATTCCCGTGGCGGTAAAGGATAATATATGCACGAAGGATGTGCCAACGACCTGTTCTTCACGAATGCTTGCGGAGTACATTCCTCCCTATAATGCTCACGTTGTTGAGCGATTGGAAGCGGCCGGTGCAATTGTGGTGGGTAAGGCCTCCATGGATGAGTTTGCCATGGGATCAAGTAATGAGACTTCTTTTTTTGGCCCCGTGAAGAACCCGCGAAATACTGACGTGGTTCCCGGTGGGTCCAGCGGTGGAAGCGCTGCTGCTGTTGCTGCCGACATGGTACCCCTCGCTCTTGGTTCAGATACAGGGGGCTCTATTCGGCAACCCGCATCGCATTGCGGAGTGGTTGGGCTTAAGCCAACCTATGGACGGGTTTCTCGATACGGCCTTGTTGCCTTTGCATCCTCTTTTGACCAAATTGGCCCCTTGGCTCAGCGGGTGGAAGATGCATCCTTGTTGCTGTCGGTGATTGCCGGAGAAGATCGCCGTGACTCAACCAATGCTGCTCGGGCGTATAAGCATGAACGGCCCGAAACGAGGGGCGATTTTTCTAATGTGACTGTGGGGGTTCCCAAGGAGTATTTCTCCCATGAGGTATCGTCAGAGGTAGCCGCACGTATTGAGACGGTCATAGAGACGCTTCGGCATGGAGGAGCTCGTATTACCGAG
This portion of the Chitinivibrio alkaliphilus ACht1 genome encodes:
- the gatA gene encoding Asp-tRNA(Asn)/Glu-tRNA(Gln) amidotransferase subunit GatA — encoded protein: MAFFHTSVESVVTQVAAGTISAMSLVEKSLSRIAEQNPTINAITTVCAEQARRRAEYVDSLSEKEKQALPLCGIPVAVKDNICTKDVPTTCSSRMLAEYIPPYNAHVVERLEAAGAIVVGKASMDEFAMGSSNETSFFGPVKNPRNTDVVPGGSSGGSAAAVAADMVPLALGSDTGGSIRQPASHCGVVGLKPTYGRVSRYGLVAFASSFDQIGPLAQRVEDASLLLSVIAGEDRRDSTNAARAYKHERPETRGDFSNVTVGVPKEYFSHEVSSEVAARIETVIETLRHGGARITEVSLPNVSHAIAAYYVLATAEASSNLARFDGVKYGFRADESGDLARMYCATRREGFGEEVRRRILLGTYVLSSGYYDAYYLQAAKVRTLIKQDFSRAFETCDLLLSPVTPSPAFPVGEKISDPLEMYLTDIFTVSANLAGIPGIAIPAGTAGELPVGAQLMAADWDEKMLLSVGAALHDPKA
- a CDS encoding DUF4321 domain-containing protein, with protein sequence MVRYLKERKISTLLLVVFVGILLGSFLTELVSLLPGGDHNVVRNIFTTSIPIRFGSFEDGAFQARLIDFGALRFQFAFELKINLLSIVGLISSVSIFSKYK